The genomic DNA CCGGTTATGCTAGAGTCCTGGGATTTACTTCTGGCTCAGCTAGCGGCGCTGGATCAGGCAAGTATGCAACAcccacaacaacaactgCCGGCTGGTCGTCGTCATACACATCAACGACAACATCTATCCAAGCAGCTACCGGTTCTGATGGCAACTTGTATCCGCAGACCGTTGTTGTCATAGAAGTTCCTACTGTGGGGTCCACATCGCTTTCTTATTCTCGTTGGACTGCTACACAAGAGTCAACTTATAGTACTGCCCTATTATCTACTACTGGAAAGGATGGTACAATTACTGTTACAACAGTATACTATGTGGAAACTCCTATAAGTCGGGCCCAAAGTACAACGATGATGCCTCAGAGCGTGCCTAGCACCTCAACGTTTTCGACAAATGTGTTCACTACCACAGGAGCAGACGACTTGCCAACCCTCGAGACACTTTATTACGTTTGGACACCTATAGTAGCATTAACATCAACAACGTCAGCACCTTACAGCGGTGCTGAAACTTCGACTTACGCTACTGAGTTGACAACTTTCACGGGCGAGGACGGGAAGCAGACCGTGGagaccatctactatgtGGAGACTCCAATTGTGGATGTCACATCTGCCACTACCAGACCATACAGCGGCGCTGAGACAACCACCTACACCACCGAATTGACAACTTTCACTGGCGAGGACGGGAAGCAGACTGTCGAGACAATTTACTACGTGGAGACTCCAATTGTGGACGTCACATCTGCCACTACCAGACCATACAGCGGTGCTGAGACTACGACTTACGCTACTGAGTTGACAACCTACACTGGTGAGGACGGGAAGCAGACTGTCGAGACCATATACTACGTGGAGACTCCAATTGTGGACGTCACATCTGCTACTACTAGACCATACAGCGGTGCTGAGACAACCACCTACACCACCGAATTGACAACCTTCACTGGTGAGGACGGGAAGCAGACCGTGGAAaccatctactatgtcgagaccCCAATTGTGGACGTCACATCTGCCACTACCAGACCTTACAGCGGCGCTGAGACTACGACTTACGCTACTGAGTTGACAACCTACACTGGTGAGGACGGGAAGCAGACCGTGGAAaccatctactatgtcgagaccCCAATTGTGGACGTCACATCTGCTACTACTAGACCATACAGCGGCACTGAGACTACGACGTATGCTACCGAGTTGAGCACCTTCACCGGTGAAGACGGTAAGCAGACTGTAGAAACTATCTACTATGTCAAGACTCCAACcagagccacgactgtctTCACTggatggaccggcactgagacctccactttctcTACTGGcttgaccaccttcaccggatctgatGGCGAgccaaccactgagactgtgtactacgtggaaACTCCAACtagagccacgactgtctacaccggatggaccggcactgagacctcaactttctccactgacttgaccaccttcactggatctgacggcgaGCCAACAACCGAGACCGTatactatgtcgagactccaaccagagccacgactgtctacaccggatggaccggcactgagacttccactttctccactgACttgactaccttcactggacCTGACAGCGaaccaacgacccagaccatctactatgtcgagactccaaccagagccacgactgtctacaccggATGGACTGGCACTGAGACTTCCACTTTCTCGACAgatgtgactaccttcactggacctgacggcgaaccaacgacccagaccGTgtactatgtcgagactccaactagAGCCACTACTGTCTACACCggatggaccggcactgagatTTCTACCTTCTCGACAgatgtgactaccttcactggatctgacggcgaaccaaccaccgagaccgtgtaccACGTCGAGACCCCAGTTGTCGCCACAATTGTCTACACTAGATGGACGGGAAGATTCACTAgcactttctccaccggGGTGTCTATTCTGACGGGGCCAAACGGGCAAGCTACCACGCAAACTGTTTACTATGTGGAAACACCAGCTTCCGCGTACTACGGCAACTCGACAAGCTTTAGCCAGGATTCTGGAAGTACATTGACCTCAGTCCCAAGCTCAACAGACAAGACTAGCTCTGCTCCTGGTTTCAGCTCAGCGCAGCCTACAACTCAATCATCTAGCAAATCAAACTTGCCGGTCCCAAGCTCTACTAGCTCGAGCACGGCAACTGCATCGTCGACCTCTGCCTCGTCGGCGTCAAGCTCCGCGGATTCGGGCACCTCCACGGTCGTGGTTTCCACGCCAGTGTCTGCTTCGGCAACTAcaacaagtttgttttccagTAGTCAAGAGTCTTCAGTGACCGAAGcatcgagctcttcagccttAGTCACATCCGCGGTCGTGGTTTCCACACCGGCGCCTACCTCGGGAACTAcaacaagtttgttttccagTAGCCAAGAGTCTTCAGTGACCGAAGcatcgagctcttcagcttcggGAACTCTTTCTGGCGCAACTTCCTCAACGACAAAGGGCTCATTGGCCTCCGATTCTACCGAGACTGTCACAGACGGAAACGTCGTTACCTCCACGGTGGCCGTCGCTCCAGGATCCAAGTCCTACAGTAACACGGGTCTTACGAGCACGCCTGCTTCCGTTAGCCAAACGGGTACTGCCACCGGTCCTGAGTACTTGACGACTGGTCCTGCCATTGGCTCTGCCACTGGTCCTGCCACTGGTCCTGGACCAGCGACAAACAGTGTCACTGCAAGCCCGAGCTCCCAAATCCCCAAGCCCTCAGCTACCGAATCTTCAAGTCCCGCGAGCATTGAACAAATAAGCGTTTCTCCTGAGGCATCTAGCTCAGTTCCAAATGCAATGAATAGTGCTAcacaagctgctgcaacTACTTCTTCAGCCTCTTTGGGTGGCAATACTCCTGTAGCGGTAAACTCAGGAACGACTTCTACCAAACAAATTGAGTCTGCGCCTTCTGCGCCTGAAAACCATAGCAACAAAACCGGCGATTCGGGCACCGAATCTGACACCGCTACTAAGGCGGCAATGGGAgccagctccagcgcttTGGGCTGGCACTCTGGTCAAACCACTACTGTCGCTCCATCCTCGCAGCTCTCTGCTTCCGCCTCCACAACAAGTCCATCGAGACATAGCTCCTCGGTCTCTGTCTACGAAGGCGCCGCTAGCAGAATAGGTTTAGGCTTCCTTTTCGCCTTGCCCTTGGCGCTAATTTGAACGAACCTTCTGCTGAGCTTTATCGTAAGAGCTGCAAAAAATCTGCATGCGACTGCAATCGATACCCACCCCGCGCACCTATGTATAATAAAGGGAAGTCAGATCTTAGAATATGTAAAACTATATGCTACACATTGTGCAATTAAGAAGATCTAAAATTTGTAAGTTAACGTGTGAAGAGTTGAGCATTCGTCGGCTTAGGCCCTATCTACTGTTCATGATGATCTGTATGTTAGGCAAAATAGACGTTATGATCTACATACATAAGCCATATATGTAAAGTGGCTCTGCAATTCAGCTTTTGCGGAGGTCTGAAAAAattgttttcaaagttaTTGACCAGGAGCTGAGAGCTTGGACGATAAGCGCACGAATAATCGCTAAAAACTCTCGTTCTGGTAGTTTTTTCACCGTATGTCAATACTTCCAACAGGGCCAGTAATCACTGGGCATTTGCGCTTTCCTTCAGATATGACGGTGCTGCCAGAGAATCTAAGTCCCGATCGATGATGCCAGTGGGCACCAGTAGGCCCCAAGGTCGGTGAAAAGGAATGTGCAGCCCGGATTCAACAAAGAGCGTAAGAGCGGTGAGAAGGACTGTGTAATAATGTAGTTTCGGGTATCCAATAATTAAAGGTATAGAGCATGGGAGAGGGGTTTAGAGAAACTACGGCACAATGGACACGCGTTGCGAGACCAAGAGTGCGTCCTTGCTCCTCGCCTTCACAGAAATAATGCATTACAGGCGCATAATGTACTCAAAGCGGCCGTATTAAGCGTCCCCGACTCTGAGGAGATATAGTCGAGCATAAGCGCTCCTTGATATTACAAATTCTATCTCAATCCGCATACCGGCCATTCAGGAACAGCAGGCAGCAGCGTTACTTCAACCCTGCTGCACAGAATAGGTTTCTGCTTATCGGCTTTCGGGTAACGAAGGTGCCTAGGGAACGGGGAAGTGGGGAAAACAAGTTGCAGGAAAACGGAGTAACAGAAAGCGGAGAACGTTAACCACTCCAGAATTTACACGAGTTTTGATGGCAACAGCTGGAGGTTTAGACTCTTATCGAGGCTAATGGCGCTTCGCTCACGCCCCGTGCTGTACCCTTGTGGACCAAGGTGCGGACCAATCGCCAACTCATTCTCCACTTTGAGGACGGCTTGCACACCCCCATAACCGCCCTATCACCGCTTTTGGGAAGTCGCGTTCggaaaaaaaagtgtgGTGCCTCATTAATATATCGCTTACTGCAAATGTGCATAGCCGCATTGCCCAGAGAActgatcaagaaaattgaCCCCAACACCTGACTCAGTTAATCTagtttctttgaaactAAGAAATTATTGAGCTAGAGGTGGTGTCGTTCCTAGTAAAGGCACCACATTTGAGAAACTCGCGGGTATTCTTGCTAACTTTACGAGTAATCAAAGTGTTATCTCGTGGTTCTCCGAAAAAATCCGTCCTGTTCTCTTTCCTCGAGGAGTTTCTCTGACGCTTTGCAGCTGTGAAGACCCGTGCCTACAGGCGCTTCGACGCACCTTCGAGATGCTTGCAGCAGAAAAATTTCCGAAGAAATAATTTCACGGAGTCGACGGGCTACAGCCCGGAGGAACGGCACAGCTTCAACGATCGGCTCACAAACATTTGCACCTCGGCCAAATCGTTCCCTGACATCGCGTCGGTTGTCAGTGGTGCGCAAGGGCTGAGCACGATCCTTGTAGGCGCGATGTGATTCCAGACGCAGGCGGGTACAGCACCGAGGAAGAGGCTCAGGAAAGTACTTTGGGTGCCGAGGAGCGCTCTCAGGGAATAGGGGCACAAGATGGGCATCGTGGCTTCAGGCGCAATGTGAACCCGCAGATACGTGCAGGTCCCAGAAGGCCTCGTGAACTGCTGCGAGTACTTACACCAGCCGCGTTTAAGTGTTGAAGGTCAAGAAACGTTTACAGAAGGTAGTGAATGGGGCGGGGTATCCGCCCTgtggtcaaaaacattgcGAAATAAAAGCAGTGGCTCCTGGGCATTATCAACCAGCATACATATGCAACGTTGTATTTTAAATGCTGTACTACATTATTTCCTCCTTCAATAGCAGCGCTTCTGAACTTTATTGAGCAATTCTGGAAGACCTCAGCAGAATTTTGCTACGTTTCCTCGAAATTCATTCACCTTTCAATTTTATAGAGCTACTGACTGGGAGACCCTGCTGCCAAGCCACTTTACCTTTGCTTGCGCGAGATCTCGCCTATTGAAGAACCTTTCAAGGGCAGGCTTTATCAGGATTTATACTCATCAGCTCAAATAAGCAGGACTTTTTGACCCCGTTTTGGCAGGACCGCAACTGACCTTTCGCTTTAATACCGGAGTATCTCTGAGGGATAACCGAAGAAATCTCTAAAATGCCAAACTCTGATAAGCTACTTGATAGCCACTCTTTGTGCGCTGACATTGGCTTCGGCCAAAACTATTTTTGGAGTTTTCAACGTGCTCTCCATAGCGCCTCCATCTACTCCCTACCCTGAAGGGCTCTAGACAGCCAAGGTTTTTTACGCGGTTCCAACTTCGGCCAGCGTGAGCCAAGGTGATACTTTTGGATTGAATCTGCCGTACGTCTTAAAGCTTTACGGTCAAATAACTATTGGAGCTAGCAGCTGCATTCCCATCAGCGACCAGTTCACTACCACAGGAGCAGACAGCTCGCCCACCATTGAGACCGTGTATTACGTGGGAACACCGGTAGTGGGTACCACGTCAGCTACTACTAGACCTTACAGCGGTGCTGAAATTGTCACCTATGCTACTGAGTTTACAACCTACACTGGTGAGGACGGGAAGCAGACCGTGGAGACAATTTACTACCTGGAGACTCCAATTATGGACGTCAAATCTACCACTACCAGACCATACAGCGGCGCTGAGACCACAACATATGCTATCGAGTCGAGCACCTTCACCGGTGAAGACGGTAAGCAGACTCCAACCAGAGCCACAATTGTCTACACCGGATGGAGcggcactgagacctcaactttcttcagtggcttgaccaccttcaccggatctgatAGCGAACAAACaaccgagaccgtgtactacgtggaaGCTCCTAGCGTTGCTTCAACCTCGTTTGGCCAGTGGACTGGTACTTATGCAACCACGTTCTCAACTGATGTCACTACCTATACTATTTATGGAGTAGGGCTCATCAGGGTAATCTACTATGTTGAAACTCCAGTTTCTGTCACCGAAAAGGATACAAAGTGGGGTGGCTCCGAGACCTCTACTTATTCCACCGACTTCAGCACTTTCACGGGATCCAACGGTCAGCCTACCACTCAAACTGTCTACTACGTTGAGACTCCATCGAGCGACTCTGACGTGTACACATCCTGGACCGGCAGCTTCACATCTACCTATTCTACTGACTTGAGCACTTTCACCGGGCCCGACGACAAGCCAACTACTAGTGCTgtgtactacgtcgagactcccGCAAGTGACTCCAACGCGTATACACCATGGAGTGGGTCATTCACAAGTACGTTCTCGACTGAGTTCAGCACACATACCGGCTTTGATGGAAGACCAACGACTGGCACTATATATCATGTCGAAACACCAATTTTGACCTCTTCAGTGTTTACGAGGTGGACTGGGAAGTTTACCAGTACATACTCGACTAGCTATGAGACTTTCGTCGGATCAGATGGACTTGCGTCGACTCAGACAGTTTACTATATCGAAACCCCTGTTTCAGCTTATTAAGGCAACTCCACTAGTTGCCCGAACTTACCAGAAAGGACTTTGACTTCAACTGTGCCCTCTAGCTCTCCAACGACGACAGCTCCTAGCACCGCACCAGAATCTGAATCTGCCTCAGGTTCAGCAACTGTTACTAGTTCAAGCTCAATTAGTTCCAGCTCGGATTCCGGGTCTGGCACTGGCTCTAGCGCGCTGGCGAGTTTAAGCTCCGGTTCATACACTGGTGCCAGCACGAGCGCTCCAGCAGACTCCGGCACACTAACTAGTTCCGGCTCCAGTACGAGTACTCCTATAGACTCCAGCACACTAACGATTTCCAGTTCTAGGTCAGGAGCCGGCACTAAAATAAGCGCTTCAACTAGCCCTAATACTTTAGCTGAATCAGGCGCTTTGAGTGGTTGCGTCGCTCCACATGGGTCTGGCACTAGCACCAGTGCACCAAGTAATTCCAACACACCAAGCGGCTCCGTCACATTAAGTGAATCTGGCGCTGGTACCAGTGCTTTAAATGGTATCAGTATCTCAACTGGCTCCAGAACTCCGACTAAATTTGTCACTACAAGTGGCTCCAGCAGCCCAAGTGGCTCCGGCAGCCCAAGTAACTTTGGTAATTCAACTGGATCGGGCAGTCCAAATGGCTCCGGCAATCCCAGTGAATCCAGTAGTCCGAGTGAATCCGGCAGCACACATGGCACTAGTACTGGTTACAGCGGCCCAAGTAGCCTCAGCGGCCCAAGGAACTTCGAAAGTTCAAGTGGATCAGGCAGTAAAACTATATCTGACACTTCAAGTGGCTCCCACAGTCAAACCGGGCTCGGCACAAGTATCGACGCTCTAGCTACACCTAGCGCTCCAATTGATTACAGTACTGCAACAGGCCCTGGCTTGGGCTCTAAATCCAGCATTAGTACTAGTAAACCTATTACCTCTAGTGCCCCAACATACTCTCATCCAAACCCTGAGGCTGGTTCCAACCCTGAAACCGTTTCAGGCTGGAACTCGGGTCATGGCCCTGGATCTAGTTCTAGCTTTCATTCCAGCTCTAGGGGCTCTcagacaaaaacaattGCCCCAGAGACCCTAACAGGGAGCTCAGTGCCCAGCTCAAATTCGGGCTCTGCAGAACCCACTACATCACCATATGTTTCTACATATGAGGGTGCAGCCAACAGAATTGGCATGAAATTTCTCCTGGTACTGCCTTCGGCCCTGGTATAGCGGCCCGATTTATTCGACTTAGAAATTCGTGATCTCTTGTATCTCATTTAGGTTCAACGGAATATAGACTAAACGTATAGATCGCTTGTATTCTACATATGTTTTCGTAAGAATTTTAACATTATCATTCCAGCTTTTGTCACATAAGAATGCGGGGTTTTTTGCATTCTGTGGGCGGGTAGTTTTCCATGGTATGGGAGCTATTGACTTGCACACACATTGAGAAGTTAGCAGCCCAGTTTTTTCATGGTTAGGGAATGATCGATAGATCTGTTGCTTCTATTCACCAACAAGAACTTACTCACCCGAAGTGAAGGAGGTCCATGGCTTCACTTGAAGCGTCTAAGCAATTGTTCTTCCTTGTTTGAGctgctttgaaatttgtcATTTGAGTCAAACGTGATCCGTGGCTGAAGTGTCCTCGGGACTTTATCATTATCAACAAAGGAATACGCTCCAGACTTTGTAATCCCTTGATTTACGCTTTTTATATTAATTTTTCGCTTATCAAGTAGTGTTATTTAGGTTCTAATTGTAAAGGAGTTACAAAGCTATTCGATTCTTATGATTTCACTCGTCTACATCAAAGATGTCTGGTTTCGTCCTCAACATCACTCCAAACATTACTGTTGACTCCAGAAATTTGAGCAAACCAGAAAATGCACAGAGTTTTGATAGCTGGGGacgttttctctttgagaCCTTAACCAAACACCATTTAGTCCAAGCGGTAAACCTTATAGTATCAAACAAGGCTTTGGTATTCCACAATTCCTCGCTCTGTGTGTGAAAGCGGTCTTCAGGACCAAAAATCGCCCAATATGTATGACTCCGTCTAATGTAATTAGGAGCATCAGCGAATCCTCGGAATCCCATATAGTGTAGAACTAATGTGTATCCTATAGACATAATTAGGGGAGTTTataataaaaaaaaaacaaccaATAGTATTCAAGTGGTCCACCAATTTTCGGTGAAGATAAATGGCTGTAGCAGCGACCTTCAAACTTTACCCCAACAACTGCATTTTTCCTTTGATAATCAATATTTCAGCAGCGTGGAGTAAAGACTGGCAAAAGAGACCCGATCGCCAGTGTGCCCTTTTTTGCTTCCCTTTTCTGCGTTTTGTCTTCTGTTCCTTTACTCAAGTTTCTGCAGTCTAACTCCCCTGTTTTCTGAGCTGGCAAAATGAATTGAAGCCGATGTCCAGTTCTGCCAGCTAGCCTTCAACATCTCAACCGATGAGAGATTTTGTTTAGGACCTAAAAAGTTGATTGGATAGCCGGAGGCGCAACCACCGCCACCATTACTAATTgtgttcaagaaaaagcccagCCAGCAGGACCTAGTCGTGGTTACCTCTTATTGCTTATGCTAGTAATGTATGGCACGCTCGCTTCATTGGAAATAGTGGCATATATATTCTCACTTGTGCCCGGTCCTTTTTTCTGCCAGACTGTAATCGGATAACAGGTGTGTAATAATGTCAAGTTGCAAATGACACGTTAGTGAAAAATGATTTGATGCTTGAGAAGCTATATATAAGGCAAGGCGTCAGCTAAGGATCATACGATGACACAAGGTTACCGTCAGAAGCTCGAACCAAACAATGGTGTCTCAGAGACTATAAGGAGTAGCACCTCTAGTGCAGCTCTTTCCTCATGGTCAAGCATAATCTAAACCTAGATATTATGTATAAGCCTAGATGACCTGTTTTAAGCCACAAGATTTAAATCCTGGGTAAGAGGAAGGGGGTGTACTATTTTGTACCATCGCCCACGATGTAGTTTACTGACCGTATTATGGAAAGTCTGGCCAACGAGTTTGACAACCTCTCAACCAGCGGCCCAGATCTTCCTCATTAgtttccttttttgatgaataAACAAGCCGTACTAAGACTGTGAATCAAGCTCCAATaccttccaaaaaatcaGTAAATTTTAAGGATTTTGAATTAAGCCCCCGAGAAATAGCAGAATGACTCTAGAATTCTCTGTCTCCTCGAACTAAGTCAGATATTTTCACTGATTTATTTTCAGGAAAATGCTGGATCTGTTTGATGAAGGCTTACTTGCATAAAATCGTCTGCCCCACTAAAATTACCCTTGAATTAATATTATGTCATC from Lachancea thermotolerans CBS 6340 chromosome F complete sequence includes the following:
- a CDS encoding KLTH0F19888p (some similarities with uniprot|P32768 Saccharomyces cerevisiae YAR050W FLO1 Lectin-like protein involved in flocculation), producing the protein MSSILISYLTTALCVLALTSAKTVSGIFNALSITPPSSLYPETLWTAKLSYAVSSSMGVNQGDTFSIDLPYVLKIYGEVTIGSSSYITISDQSGNTIANCLITNAFTDSASSSLTCTFSRSGIQSASGSISFDFVFLDGGSMSAGAVAAANNWKLGTNTLSWDGLTATVSFKTGGRATVPVTASRFTGYDNQLPAPSNSELCYYVGRACATQAFNEVVSIVYRGAPNNNGALDSCSGVTVAMANSFNAWNMPMNPVTIPSASYKLSCSSNTVVVSATSIPAGYHIFVDAYQVVSRDYSGAISFTNTYYESLACGKSTIHTGYARVLGFTSGSASGAGSGKYATPTTTTAGWSSSYTSTTTSIQAATGSDGNLYPQTVVVIEVPTVGSTSLSYSRWTATQESTYSTALLSTTGKDGTITVTTVYYVETPISRAQSTTMMPQSVPSTSTFSTNVFTTTGADDLPTLETLYYVWTPIVALTSTTSAPYSGAETSTYATELTTFTGEDGKQTVETIYYVETPIVDVTSATTRPYSGAETTTYTTELTTFTGEDGKQTVETIYYVETPIVDVTSATTRPYSGAETTTYATELTTYTGEDGKQTVETIYYVETPIVDVTSATTRPYSGAETTTYTTELTTFTGEDGKQTVETIYYVETPIVDVTSATTRPYSGAETTTYATELTTYTGEDGKQTVETIYYVETPIVDVTSATTRPYSGTETTTYATELSTFTGEDGKQTVETIYYVKTPTRATTVFTGWTGTETSTFSTGLTTFTGSDGEPTTETVYYVETPTRATTVYTGWTGTETSTFSTDLTTFTGSDGEPTTETVYYVETPTRATTVYTGWTGTETSTFSTDLTTFTGPDSEPTTQTIYYVETPTRATTVYTGWTGTETSTFSTDVTTFTGPDGEPTTQTVYYVETPTRATTVYTGWTGTEISTFSTDVTTFTGSDGEPTTETVYHVETPVVATIVYTRWTGRFTSTFSTGVSILTGPNGQATTQTVYYVETPASAYYGNSTSFSQDSGSTLTSVPSSTDKTSSAPGFSSAQPTTQSSSKSNLPVPSSTSSSTATASSTSASSASSSADSGTSTVVVSTPVSASATTTSLFSSSQESSVTEASSSSALVTSAVVVSTPAPTSGTTTSLFSSSQESSVTEASSSSASGTLSGATSSTTKGSLASDSTETVTDGNVVTSTVAVAPGSKSYSNTGLTSTPASVSQTGTATGPEYLTTGPAIGSATGPATGPGPATNSVTASPSSQIPKPSATESSSPASIEQISVSPEASSSVPNAMNSATQAAATTSSASLGGNTPVAVNSGTTSTKQIESAPSAPENHSNKTGDSGTESDTATKAAMGASSSALGWHSGQTTTVAPSSQLSASASTTSPSRHSSSVSVYEGAASRIGLGFLFALPLALI